GCCCGCCCAGCCACCGGCCTTGTCGATGTCGGCGTAGGAGTCGCCGAGGATGCACTTGCCATCCGGCGAGATGTTGGAGAAGGCGTAGTTGATGTGCGTGAGCTTGGCGGCCGGGATGTTGGAGACCTGGTAGTTGCGGCCGTAGATGCCCCACGCGGTGAAGTAGGCGATGCGGCGCTTGCCGCCACCGCCCGTGCCGCCGATGTTCACGGTGACGGTCACCGTCTTGGTGCCCACGTTGCCCGCGGCGTCGAAGGCCCTCACGGTATAGGTGTACGTACCGTTCTGGGTCGAGCTGCTGAAGCTGCGGCTGTAGCTGGAGGCGGTGGCGACGAGGACGTTGTTCTCGAGGATCTCCACCTTGGTGACGCCGACGTTGTCGGTGGCGCTGGCGGTGAGGTTGAGGGTGCCAGCGGCGGTGAAGTTGGTGGAGTTGGCGCTCGCGTTCACGGTGGGCGCCGTGGTGTCGCCGCCACCCGACGTGCCCAGGTCCTGCCACAGGGCGGGAACGTTCGAGGGCTCCCAGCCCGTCAGCGAGGTGTGGGCCTGGATACAGGAGTAGAGCCGGCCTCCGTAGGTGACCTGGGCTCCCACGCTATAGGCGACGTTCGGCGCCCAGGCAGTCGCGAGAGGAGCCTTCATCACACTTCCAGGCCCTTCCGCCTCTGGCGAGACCGTCTCCTGGCCACAAGCCCCGACCGACAGGGCGGACACGACCATGCCAACGACCCACTTGTTGCGACGCATTATCGACCTCTCATTCGCGTTGAAACCGCTTTCATGGCGCGACCCGCAATGGCCTCGTCCAGGGGGGGTGCTGATCGAGAACAACCCCCAGTCAGCCGCGCACATGTGTCTCTTTTGGCTGCAATCAATGGCGGGTACGCAGCCAAACAATCGCAAAAATGCGTTTTCGCGTCAAGTCGATTAAGCGGCAAGTCGGCCTTTTTAGCCTATCGCAGGCTTGTCCAGTTATACACGAATCTGTAGGGATTACACCACAGAAGAGAAATGGGGCTGGGAGCCCCAAAAAGTAACGCGCGTGTGAGCCGCAAGGACTCACACGCGCGTGGTTGCTACACACCTCTTCAGGTCAGTTCAGCTCGGCGGTGCGGCTGTAACGTCCATCGCTCGCGCGGGTCCTGAGCAGGACCTTGCCCGAGACGGCCACGGGCGCCGAGTACTGCTTCCAACTGGAGCCCCCGTTGGTGGAGTACTCCACGGCCAGGCCGGGGAAGCGCACGTTGGCGTTCAGCTTCCCGTCGAGGATGCGCGCACCGGGCAGGGGGATGCGGTAGTTCACGCCCACGCCATTGGGGATCTCATCGCGCAGGTCCACGGCGCGGTAGGCACCCAGACGCGGCAGCACGTACTGGCCCAGGCTGTTGGTGAAGCGGGCCCAGAGCGCGGGCATCTCCTCCACCGGCGGCAGCTCCGGGTTCCAGGCGCGCTCCGCGACGCCGAGCACCTTCGGGAAGGCCAGGTACTCGAGGATGCCCTCCGTCTTCACGTTCTCGCTGAAGAGCAGACCGTGCATGCCGAGGATGTTCTTCCTGCCCGCCTCGGTGAGCCGCACCTTGTCCTTCATGGCGTCGGCGGAGAGGGGGTTGCCCATGCGGTCATGGGTCGCGTTGGCGTAGATGTCGAAAGGCCGGTACTCGAAGGTCTTCTTCTCGTCGACGAAGTTGGCCCAGTAGTAGCCCGGCTCGTCCGGATCCTTGTTGTACGCCAGGTCCATGTAGAGGTTCGTCGAGTGGGAGAGGATGACCTGGTAGCCCTCGTTGGCGAACTTGTAGGCGTCGTCCTCGCGGCCCCAGCCCCACACGTTGCTCCACGGCATGGGGATGAAGCCATCCAGCTTCAGGCCGTTGTGGATGATGTCATCCCAGCCCGTCATCTTCGTGCCGGTCTTCTGGATGATCTGACTCCACTTCGTGAAGAAGCGGTTGTACAGCTGGATGTCCGTCAGGTCCTTCGTCTCGGGGTTGCTCTTGCACAGGGGGGAGCCCGTCCACCAGACGTTCGAGGCCGGATTCGGGAGCTCGTCACCGCCGCCGTGGATGGCCATCAGCCGGGCGCTGGGCACCGCGTCGTAGCGGGCCTTGATCTCGTTGGCCACCTTGGTGAGGAAGGCATACGAGCTATCCATGCAAGGATTCAGGAAGTTGTCCGTGTACTCCTGCACGCTCTTGTGCTTGGACGTGTCCTGGGGGTCGCGCAGGCGGTACTCGGTCGCCTTGGTGGGATCCGAGTCCTTGTACTTGCGGTAGCGGTACTCCATGGCCATCACGGCGGCGCGCGCGTGGCCCGGCACGTCGACCTCCGGGATGACGTCGATGTGACGCTCCGCGGCGTAGGCGAGGATCTCCTCGAAGTCCTTCGTCGTGTAGAAGCCGTTGCCCTTGCCGACGTAGTTGAGCGTCGCCGTCTCGAAGCCCTGGTAGGCCGGCCAGGCCTCGTTGCCATTGGCCAGCTTCTGCGAGGCCGGCTTGAGGCTGACGAAGTCGTCGCCCCCGAGGTCGTTCATGGACCCCAGCCCCGAGTGGAGCATCTCGGCCTCGGCCGGGTCGAACCCGCGGCGCGCGCCG
This is a stretch of genomic DNA from Archangium violaceum. It encodes these proteins:
- a CDS encoding family 20 glycosylhydrolase yields the protein MKRFLISLPVMAVLASGCQEPGDKNPDTGDSTPQLPAELTVQWQPIDNSVGSWKFFRSEFTLENRGPRELGSSGWKLYFSIIRRPLNEGEGDDTGIQNLTAQGLKLSKGDAAGSGDYLVLEPLPSFKPIAAGEKRVISVLFQDWAIMKTDAPAGFHITFQGDGFDPKVAFAVPSTVKIDPADPKQTTRWEGDVLPVQTPALRHDENPSLQNLELSARLLPSPRRIETGTGQVTLRGGTVIGYPSDLKNEAAYLTAALGDVLAGTVSMQAASGSEQISLSIDANLDIDEDGARDAEGYVLDVKDGKVAIKGADAAGVFYGIQTLRQLVPVEAYAAAAQIANRSTELALPVVHIADAPGFVYRGMALDVARHFQTKETVKKLLDVLSHYKINKFHFRLTDDEGWRLEIPGIPELTSYGARRGFDPAEAEMLHSGLGSMNDLGGDDFVSLKPASQKLANGNEAWPAYQGFETATLNYVGKGNGFYTTKDFEEILAYAAERHIDVIPEVDVPGHARAAVMAMEYRYRKYKDSDPTKATEYRLRDPQDTSKHKSVQEYTDNFLNPCMDSSYAFLTKVANEIKARYDAVPSARLMAIHGGGDELPNPASNVWWTGSPLCKSNPETKDLTDIQLYNRFFTKWSQIIQKTGTKMTGWDDIIHNGLKLDGFIPMPWSNVWGWGREDDAYKFANEGYQVILSHSTNLYMDLAYNKDPDEPGYYWANFVDEKKTFEYRPFDIYANATHDRMGNPLSADAMKDKVRLTEAGRKNILGMHGLLFSENVKTEGILEYLAFPKVLGVAERAWNPELPPVEEMPALWARFTNSLGQYVLPRLGAYRAVDLRDEIPNGVGVNYRIPLPGARILDGKLNANVRFPGLAVEYSTNGGSSWKQYSAPVAVSGKVLLRTRASDGRYSRTAELN